From the genome of Spirosomataceae bacterium TFI 002, one region includes:
- a CDS encoding isochorismate synthase, with the protein MNKDAFISSGKVSTAAFVDSLIDSAVPLAVWRMPNKKEVNILLSRKASSELKEVNIEESEPGFTIAPFDSVDGMGYFLPAEYHIKVENAKIEEIPFELEEIGLTINEHAQSPNFSLDQPIPNSILEGEYEEKVGKAIRAIEEGYFDKVVLSRTAKIELDEKFKIYAYFQKLCKAYPHAFVSITYLPWLDQVWIGATPEILVSQNSAGIFKTMALAGTQGAKDSNGNEIPTKEALWSQKEIEEQAFVSRFIINCLKKLRVREFEEVGPRTINAGNLLHLNTSFEIDTKAINFPQFGTVMIKLLHPTSAVCGYPKEAAAAFIKENENYDREFYSGFLGPVNIEGNSDIFVNLRSMKLQDNTLHVYAGGGITADSKAAKEWQETAIKMRTILLQ; encoded by the coding sequence TTGAACAAAGATGCTTTCATATCATCGGGAAAGGTATCAACTGCCGCTTTTGTTGATTCGCTGATAGACTCTGCCGTACCTCTTGCAGTTTGGCGAATGCCAAATAAGAAAGAAGTAAACATTCTACTTTCCCGAAAAGCTAGCTCAGAACTCAAGGAAGTCAACATAGAAGAAAGTGAACCCGGCTTTACCATTGCACCTTTCGACTCAGTGGACGGAATGGGTTATTTCTTGCCTGCCGAATACCATATTAAAGTAGAAAATGCCAAGATTGAAGAGATTCCTTTTGAGCTTGAAGAAATTGGATTAACAATCAATGAGCATGCCCAATCTCCTAACTTCAGTTTAGATCAGCCCATACCCAACTCAATTCTTGAAGGTGAATATGAAGAAAAGGTTGGTAAGGCAATTAGAGCAATAGAAGAAGGTTATTTTGACAAAGTTGTTCTTAGCAGGACCGCCAAGATAGAGCTAGACGAAAAGTTTAAGATCTATGCATACTTCCAAAAGCTATGCAAGGCCTACCCACATGCTTTTGTTTCTATTACATACCTTCCTTGGCTAGATCAAGTTTGGATTGGTGCTACTCCTGAAATATTGGTTAGCCAAAATTCAGCTGGCATTTTCAAAACCATGGCACTTGCTGGAACCCAAGGAGCTAAGGATAGTAACGGAAATGAGATACCTACCAAGGAGGCACTTTGGAGTCAAAAAGAAATAGAAGAACAGGCTTTTGTAAGTAGATTCATAATCAATTGCCTCAAGAAATTACGTGTAAGAGAATTTGAAGAGGTAGGGCCACGCACAATTAATGCTGGTAACCTTTTACACTTAAACACTAGTTTTGAAATAGACACAAAGGCAATTAATTTCCCTCAGTTTGGTACAGTAATGATTAAATTATTACATCCAACCTCGGCAGTATGTGGATACCCAAAAGAAGCTGCTGCAGCTTTTATTAAGGAAAACGAAAACTACGACCGTGAATTTTACAGCGGGTTTCTAGGCCCAGTAAATATTGAAGGAAATAGTGATATTTTCGTAAACCTAAGGAGCATGAAATTGCAAGACAATACGCTTCATGTATACGCAGGCGGAGGAATAACTGCTGACTCAAAAGCAGCAAAAGAATGGCAAGAAACAGCCATTAAAATGAGAACAATCTTGCTTCAATAA
- a CDS encoding cytochrome c-type biogenesis protein CcmE, translating to MKKSHIIALGVIAIAIVMIISMVGDASTYASFKDAKDLAENGNNNAVHVVGELKKGPTGDILGMKYDPIQNPNIFEFVMIDSLNIESRVVLNKPKPQDLDKSEKVVVVGKMDLANNYFAADQILLKCPSKYNNEAPSIENTAAL from the coding sequence ATGAAAAAGTCACACATAATCGCTTTAGGAGTTATTGCAATCGCCATAGTTATGATTATCTCAATGGTGGGAGATGCAAGTACATATGCAAGTTTTAAAGACGCCAAAGATTTGGCAGAAAATGGAAACAATAATGCTGTACACGTAGTAGGAGAATTAAAGAAAGGACCTACTGGTGATATTTTGGGAATGAAATATGATCCAATCCAGAATCCAAACATCTTCGAATTTGTAATGATTGATAGCTTAAACATAGAGTCGAGGGTTGTATTAAATAAACCAAAACCACAGGATTTAGACAAATCTGAGAAAGTTGTGGTGGTAGGTAAAATGGATTTGGCAAATAACTATTTTGCAGCAGATCAGATTTTACTTAAATGTCCTTCAAAGTACAATAACGAGGCTCCATCAATCGAAAACACAGCTGCCCTATAA
- a CDS encoding CcmD family protein — MIASILLFLNNFLQQDVEMADQMRADGKIWVVVAVVATIFVGIIAYLFLLDRKISKLEKEI; from the coding sequence ATGATAGCTAGTATCCTTCTCTTTTTGAACAACTTTCTGCAACAGGACGTTGAAATGGCAGACCAAATGCGAGCCGATGGTAAAATATGGGTGGTCGTGGCTGTTGTGGCAACAATCTTTGTTGGGATCATTGCGTATCTTTTTTTGTTAGATAGAAAAATAAGTAAACTTGAAAAAGAAATTTAA
- a CDS encoding heme exporter protein C, with protein sequence MKNTWWKVLTAIILLYVVLMGLIGIVPRQPILNETIRNVYFHVPMWFGMMALMFASLIYSVKYLRSNNPLHDQHAVTYANVAILLGILGFITGAIWGTYTWGTGLPKDPKIIAVEVGLLIYSAYFILRGSFEDEQKKARLSAVYNIFAFATFMPLVWILPRLTDSLHPGNGGNPAFGKYDMDNNMRMVFYPAVIGWSLLGFWISNLRLRIIVLNEKINSKKYDS encoded by the coding sequence ATGAAAAACACTTGGTGGAAAGTCTTAACAGCCATAATCTTGCTCTACGTTGTCTTAATGGGCCTGATAGGTATTGTGCCGAGACAACCCATATTGAATGAAACTATAAGAAATGTATATTTCCATGTTCCCATGTGGTTTGGAATGATGGCACTTATGTTCGCCTCATTAATTTACTCGGTCAAATACTTGAGGTCCAACAATCCTTTACATGATCAGCATGCAGTAACCTATGCCAATGTTGCGATACTTCTAGGGATCTTAGGCTTCATAACGGGAGCAATATGGGGTACTTACACATGGGGAACTGGTTTACCAAAGGACCCTAAAATTATTGCAGTAGAAGTTGGACTGCTTATCTACTCGGCATACTTTATATTGAGAGGTTCTTTTGAGGATGAACAAAAAAAAGCAAGACTATCTGCAGTTTATAACATTTTTGCTTTTGCTACGTTCATGCCACTGGTATGGATTCTACCACGTCTCACAGATTCTTTACACCCAGGAAATGGAGGCAATCCAGCATTTGGAAAATACGACATGGACAACAACATGCGAATGGTCTTTTACCCTGCCGTTATCGGTTGGAGTTTATTAGGCTTTTGGATTTCGAATCTTAGATTAAGAATTATTGTTTTAAACGAAAAAATTAACTCGAAAAAATATGATAGCTAG
- a CDS encoding heme exporter protein B (manually curated): MKEIAALIGKDLLLELRNRYALSGIILYVISTVFICYLSFKLKVDQLNPITWNALFWIIILFTAINAIAKSFQQESKQRQIYFYTIANASSIIVAKLIYNFLLMSVLLLLGIGVYALFLGNPVQDFFQYLAASMLGAFCFASTLTLVAGIAAKADNTASLMALLSFPIILPSFMILMRITKNAMDGLEWNSSSSDFVILAGINIIVIALSYILFPYLWRT; the protein is encoded by the coding sequence TTGAAAGAAATAGCAGCACTTATTGGGAAAGACCTTTTGCTTGAACTCCGTAATCGGTACGCATTAAGTGGTATTATCCTTTATGTAATTTCTACTGTATTTATCTGTTACCTCAGCTTTAAGCTCAAAGTAGACCAGTTAAATCCCATTACATGGAATGCACTTTTCTGGATCATCATACTCTTCACGGCTATAAACGCCATTGCCAAGAGCTTCCAACAGGAAAGTAAACAGAGACAAATATATTTTTACACCATTGCTAATGCCTCTTCCATTATAGTGGCAAAGCTGATTTACAATTTTCTTCTCATGAGCGTTTTGCTTCTATTGGGAATTGGGGTCTATGCATTGTTTTTAGGAAATCCTGTACAGGACTTTTTCCAATACTTAGCCGCATCAATGCTAGGAGCTTTTTGTTTCGCTTCTACACTAACATTAGTTGCAGGAATTGCAGCTAAAGCCGACAATACAGCTTCGCTAATGGCACTTTTGAGCTTCCCAATCATCTTGCCGTCATTTATGATTTTGATGCGGATAACAAAAAACGCAATGGATGGCTTAGAATGGAATTCTAGCAGCAGCGATTTTGTTATTTTAGCAGGAATCAATATCATCGTCATCGCTTTATCATATATACTATTTCCTTACTTGTGGAGAACTTAA
- a CDS encoding galactokinase — translation MSYLDKITTGFKDVFGHKPELTVRAPGRVNLLGEHTDYNGGFVLPAAIDKAIYFSIAKRDDDKVELFAFDLGEKVSTSLDDLVKNKKSWANFLIGVMAVLKSKGHQFSQGVNVCFGGDVPLGAGLSSSAAVESGMGTALNILFDLGLSKKEIALTAQQAEHEFAGVKCGIMDMYASVFGEKGSLIKLDCKSIEHTYLPFELKSHSVILFDTGVKHNLGDSEYNKRREECESGVSLLQKYYTGIEFLRDVSEEQLNAHKAEFDETVYKRCKYVVDETSRMRNATNLLEQNNLKAFGQLMFQTHRGLQHEYEVSCPELDFLVDQVDGNEAVLGARMMGGGFGGCTINIIDNESVDRITDQLAQAYKDAFGIDLKSYKVAITNGCEAV, via the coding sequence ATGAGTTATTTAGATAAAATTACTACGGGTTTTAAAGATGTTTTTGGGCACAAACCAGAATTGACAGTTCGTGCTCCTGGCAGGGTAAATCTACTCGGAGAACATACTGATTACAATGGCGGATTTGTGCTTCCAGCAGCAATAGACAAGGCCATCTATTTTAGTATTGCCAAAAGAGATGATGATAAGGTGGAGCTTTTCGCTTTTGACTTAGGTGAAAAAGTAAGTACTAGTCTTGATGATCTCGTCAAGAATAAGAAGTCTTGGGCCAATTTCTTAATTGGTGTGATGGCCGTTTTGAAATCAAAAGGACATCAATTTTCACAAGGAGTTAATGTCTGTTTTGGTGGTGATGTGCCTTTGGGTGCTGGATTGTCGAGTTCGGCAGCCGTGGAAAGTGGAATGGGGACAGCACTTAATATTCTTTTCGACCTTGGGCTTAGCAAAAAAGAAATTGCACTTACAGCTCAGCAAGCAGAACACGAGTTTGCCGGAGTAAAATGTGGCATCATGGATATGTATGCTTCCGTTTTTGGTGAAAAAGGATCACTTATTAAACTCGATTGTAAATCTATTGAGCATACTTATCTGCCTTTTGAGCTAAAATCTCATTCTGTGATTTTATTTGACACAGGTGTAAAGCATAATTTAGGAGATTCGGAGTATAATAAACGTAGAGAAGAATGTGAAAGTGGCGTTAGTCTATTGCAAAAATATTATACAGGAATTGAGTTCCTGCGAGATGTAAGTGAAGAGCAATTGAATGCCCATAAAGCGGAGTTTGACGAAACAGTGTATAAGAGATGTAAATATGTGGTGGACGAAACAAGCCGCATGAGGAACGCAACTAATCTACTGGAGCAAAACAACTTGAAGGCATTTGGTCAATTAATGTTTCAAACCCATAGAGGTTTGCAACATGAATACGAAGTGAGTTGTCCTGAGTTAGATTTTCTAGTTGATCAGGTGGATGGCAATGAGGCCGTACTTGGAGCTAGAATGATGGGAGGTGGGTTCGGTGGATGTACAATAAACATTATCGACAACGAAAGCGTTGATCGCATTACTGATCAACTAGCTCAAGCATATAAGGATGCTTTTGGAATAGATTTAAAATCTTACAAAGTCGCGATAACTAATGGTTGTGAAGCGGTTTGA
- a CDS encoding glycerol-3-phosphate dehydrogenase: MNRQENLNQLKTEQFDLCIIGGGASGAGAALDATLRGLKVCLIEKEDFAAETSSKSTKLIHGGVRYLEQAFKKLDFGQLKQVKHGLEERHIVLSVAPHLAKPLGLITPVFTWVEGLYYTIGLKIYGLFAKDDNMPKARWLSKAETLSRISTLNPKLHSSVLYYDGQLDDARFCLALAHTADDAGACVMNHTSLTSFEKDEAGKLKAAVVFDHIGNEEIKVEAKVFLNCTGPFADHIRLMANPEEELRMRPSKGVHIMIPKEFLPGKDAMLIPKTKDGRVVFVIPFEGEVMVGTTDDAYNKLNEEPILEVAEVDFLLETLERFFIKKPTKSDIKAGFGGLRPLLAPKTGGKKGTKSLLRDHEVEHDETSNLVSLLGGKWTTYRLMAQDAIDEVVLLLKQDSKSRTAKYKLVGSREKGFDYRAYLRKAENFGLQEDSIEHLVSKYGDQSMKFLDLFLEDETLMNKIDPAYPYIFAEVVYTIRNEMAVSLRDFFARRIRFEIKDWNALLVAIPKVAEVFAKEFGWSQEHKTKMSDEYFNLITEFKKRAAV, encoded by the coding sequence ATGAATCGCCAAGAGAATCTAAATCAGCTGAAAACCGAACAATTTGACCTTTGTATAATTGGAGGCGGGGCGAGTGGTGCGGGTGCTGCTTTAGATGCTACCTTGCGTGGGCTTAAGGTTTGCCTTATAGAGAAAGAAGATTTCGCAGCAGAGACTTCTTCAAAATCCACAAAGCTGATACATGGTGGCGTTCGTTACCTTGAGCAAGCATTTAAAAAGTTGGATTTTGGACAACTCAAGCAGGTGAAGCATGGTCTTGAGGAAAGACATATTGTACTTTCTGTAGCACCACACTTAGCTAAGCCATTAGGGTTAATTACACCAGTTTTTACTTGGGTAGAAGGGCTGTACTATACAATAGGGCTAAAAATATATGGGCTCTTTGCAAAAGATGATAACATGCCCAAAGCTCGCTGGCTAAGTAAAGCAGAGACCCTGAGCAGGATTTCAACGCTAAATCCAAAACTTCACAGTTCAGTTTTATATTATGATGGTCAGCTAGACGATGCACGTTTTTGTTTGGCTTTGGCACATACAGCAGATGATGCAGGGGCTTGCGTGATGAACCACACTTCGTTAACATCATTTGAAAAAGATGAAGCCGGAAAGTTAAAAGCGGCAGTTGTATTTGATCATATTGGGAATGAAGAGATTAAAGTAGAAGCCAAAGTATTTTTGAATTGTACGGGTCCTTTTGCTGATCACATCCGTCTGATGGCAAACCCTGAGGAAGAACTTAGGATGCGTCCAAGTAAAGGAGTGCATATCATGATTCCAAAAGAATTTTTACCCGGTAAGGATGCCATGTTAATTCCTAAGACCAAAGATGGGAGAGTGGTTTTTGTAATACCATTTGAGGGTGAAGTGATGGTAGGGACTACGGATGACGCTTATAATAAATTGAATGAAGAACCAATCTTGGAAGTGGCAGAAGTTGACTTTTTGCTCGAAACACTGGAACGCTTCTTTATTAAAAAGCCTACAAAAAGTGATATAAAGGCAGGTTTTGGTGGACTCAGGCCTTTACTCGCTCCCAAAACTGGAGGCAAAAAAGGTACTAAATCATTGCTACGAGATCATGAAGTTGAACATGATGAAACCTCTAACCTTGTAAGTCTTTTAGGAGGAAAATGGACCACCTATAGATTAATGGCTCAGGATGCAATTGACGAGGTAGTTCTTTTGCTCAAACAAGATTCAAAAAGTAGAACTGCTAAATATAAATTGGTAGGAAGCAGGGAAAAAGGATTTGATTATCGTGCATATTTGAGAAAGGCAGAAAACTTTGGTTTACAAGAAGACAGCATTGAGCACTTAGTGAGTAAATATGGAGATCAATCCATGAAGTTTTTAGATCTTTTTTTAGAGGATGAGACATTAATGAACAAAATTGATCCAGCATACCCCTATATATTCGCTGAAGTAGTTTACACCATCAGAAATGAAATGGCTGTAAGTCTAAGAGACTTTTTTGCAAGAAGAATTCGCTTTGAGATCAAGGATTGGAATGCTTTACTAGTTGCAATACCCAAAGTTGCGGAGGTTTTTGCCAAAGAATTTGGGTGGTCTCAAGAGCACAAAACAAAAATGAGCGACGAGTATTTTAACCTCATTACTGAATTTAAAAAAAGAGCAGCGGTTTAG
- a CDS encoding ferrous iron transport protein A: protein MASLADLREGQRAIIKSLDNEITAPKLLEMGFMPGTAVQMFKKAPLGCPLCFVFEDKYQVSLRTSEARSIGIEFE, encoded by the coding sequence ATGGCTTCTTTAGCAGACCTAAGGGAAGGTCAAAGGGCAATTATAAAATCATTGGACAATGAAATCACAGCTCCCAAGCTGTTGGAAATGGGCTTTATGCCTGGTACCGCGGTCCAAATGTTCAAAAAAGCTCCCCTAGGTTGTCCACTATGTTTTGTTTTTGAAGATAAATATCAGGTTTCTCTACGTACATCCGAAGCCCGTTCCATTGGTATAGAATTTGAATAA